In one Niallia taxi genomic region, the following are encoded:
- the remB gene encoding extracellular matrix regulator RemB: MYVHIGDNVLIRTVDIITILDKQTIGSSEITTEFLNTQRETTISGDRNTYKSIVITKDAIYYSPIASNTLKRRSYRLTTQDY; this comes from the coding sequence GTGTACGTTCATATTGGTGATAATGTGCTTATAAGAACTGTAGATATCATTACAATTTTAGACAAACAAACAATTGGTTCCTCTGAGATAACAACTGAATTTTTAAATACGCAAAGGGAGACAACCATAAGTGGCGATCGTAATACTTATAAATCTATTGTGATTACAAAGGATGCCATTTATTATTCTCCAATTGCTTCCAATACACTAAAGAGGCGGTCGTATAGACTAACGACACAGGATTATTAG
- the gyrB gene encoding DNA topoisomerase (ATP-hydrolyzing) subunit B, with translation MEHDPMEQQSYDESQIQVLEGLEAVRKRPGMYIGSTSGKGLHHLVWEIVDNSIDEALAGYCDEINVIIEKDNSITVKDNGRGIPVGIQEKMGRPAVEVIMTVLHAGGKFGGGGYKVSGGLHGVGASVVNALSSELEVFVHRDGSIYYQRYEKGVPQADLEIIGESDVTGTTTRFKPDGEIFKETLVYDFETLANRIRELAFLNRNIKITIEDTREGMEKNKEYHYEGGIKSYVEHLNRNKEVLFEEPIYIEGEKEGITVEVSLQYNDGYTGNIFSFANNINTHEGGTHESGFKTALTRAINDYARKNGVLKDSEANLSGEDVREGIVAIVSIKHPDPQFEGQTKTKLGNSEVRAITDTIFAEHFEKFLLENPSVARKIVDKGQMALRARIAAKKARELTRRKSALEVSSLPGKLADCSSKDPAISELFIVEGDSAGGSAKSGRDRHFQAILPLRGKILNVEKARLDRILSNNEVRSMITAIGTGIGEDYDISKARYHKVVIMTDADVDGAHIRTLLLTFFYRYMRKIVEAGYIYIAQPPLYSVKQGKKLEYAYNDRQLAEVLGNLPASPKPNIQRYKGLGEMNAEQLWDTTMDPATRVLLQVSLDDAIEADETFEMLMGDKVEPRRNFIEENAVYVKNLDV, from the coding sequence ATGGAACATGATCCAATGGAGCAACAATCCTATGATGAAAGTCAGATACAGGTACTTGAAGGATTAGAAGCAGTCCGCAAAAGACCCGGAATGTATATAGGCTCAACAAGTGGAAAGGGCTTGCACCATCTTGTATGGGAAATTGTAGATAACAGTATTGATGAAGCATTGGCAGGTTACTGCGATGAAATCAATGTCATAATAGAAAAAGACAACAGCATTACAGTTAAGGATAATGGACGTGGTATTCCTGTTGGGATTCAGGAAAAGATGGGAAGACCAGCAGTTGAGGTAATCATGACTGTCCTGCATGCTGGTGGTAAGTTCGGCGGCGGCGGATATAAGGTTTCCGGTGGTCTCCATGGTGTTGGTGCTTCTGTAGTTAATGCTCTTTCTTCTGAATTGGAGGTCTTTGTTCATCGTGATGGTAGCATCTATTACCAAAGATATGAAAAAGGTGTTCCACAAGCAGACCTTGAAATCATTGGTGAATCAGATGTTACTGGTACTACAACAAGATTTAAACCAGACGGAGAAATCTTTAAAGAAACGCTTGTCTATGACTTTGAAACATTGGCAAACAGGATAAGAGAATTGGCTTTCTTGAATCGCAATATAAAAATTACGATAGAAGATACAAGAGAAGGCATGGAAAAGAACAAAGAATATCACTATGAAGGCGGAATAAAGTCATATGTTGAGCATTTAAACCGCAATAAAGAAGTGTTGTTCGAAGAGCCGATTTATATCGAAGGAGAAAAAGAAGGTATTACTGTTGAGGTATCACTCCAATATAATGATGGCTATACAGGGAATATTTTCTCATTCGCAAATAATATTAATACACATGAAGGCGGTACTCATGAATCCGGCTTTAAAACGGCTTTGACTAGAGCGATTAATGACTATGCAAGAAAAAATGGAGTTCTTAAGGATTCTGAAGCAAACCTGTCTGGAGAGGACGTAAGGGAAGGAATAGTTGCTATAGTATCTATTAAGCACCCTGATCCTCAATTCGAAGGACAGACGAAAACGAAATTAGGAAATTCTGAAGTTCGTGCCATAACTGACACAATTTTTGCGGAGCATTTTGAGAAATTCCTACTTGAAAATCCTTCAGTTGCAAGGAAAATTGTAGATAAAGGTCAAATGGCTTTAAGAGCTAGAATTGCCGCTAAAAAGGCAAGGGAATTGACACGTAGGAAAAGTGCACTTGAAGTTTCCAGCTTACCTGGTAAATTAGCAGATTGTTCTTCTAAAGATCCTGCGATAAGTGAATTGTTTATAGTTGAGGGTGATTCCGCAGGTGGATCGGCGAAATCAGGAAGAGATCGACACTTCCAAGCGATTCTACCGTTAAGAGGAAAAATCCTGAATGTTGAAAAAGCTAGATTAGATCGTATCCTATCAAATAATGAGGTTCGCTCTATGATTACAGCTATTGGTACTGGTATTGGAGAAGATTACGATATTTCTAAGGCTAGATATCATAAGGTTGTTATTATGACAGATGCGGACGTCGATGGAGCGCATATACGAACACTGCTGCTCACTTTCTTCTACCGCTATATGAGAAAAATTGTAGAAGCAGGATATATTTATATTGCTCAACCACCGCTTTATAGTGTTAAACAAGGGAAAAAGCTCGAGTATGCTTATAATGACCGCCAGTTGGCGGAGGTGCTTGGAAACTTGCCTGCATCACCAAAACCAAATATCCAACGTTATAAAGGATTAGGGGAAATGAATGCAGAGCAGTTGTGGGATACAACAATGGATCCGGCAACTAGAGTTTTGCTACAGGTAAGCTTAGATGATGCAATAGAAGCGGATGAAACATTTGAAATGCTGATGGGTGATAAAGTAGAGCCGCGCAGAAACTTTATAGAAGAAAATGCGGTATATGTTAAAAACCTGGATGTTTAA